From the genome of Candidatus Methanoperedens sp., one region includes:
- a CDS encoding radical SAM protein, whose translation MKTTKSLCPECLSVIDATIFEEHGKMMLEKTCSKHGSFKDIYWSDPEQFKRFDQYWHDGTGVENPNVSIDGNCPKSCGLCPSHKTTTILANIDVTNRCNQTCPVCFANAEAAGYLYEPSLEQIRAMMQMLRNEKPVPCPAIQFAGGEPTVREDIVQIVKMATEFKFTQVQMATNGIKIAKSLKFCQDLMAAGLHTVYLQFDGVTEEPYKINRGFNALQIKLKAIENCRAAGLNSVSLVPTLAKGVNDMQVGDIIRFAVKNVDTVKGVNFQPISFAGRINMKERMEKRITIPDLFKLIEEQTDGAIVAKDFYPVPFVVPISHFTTAQGGIPNIEFTVHPHCGTGTYIYVENGKMIPITRFIDVEGLIEHVEELANTGDNWTGKSIGNIKRMGSLISALPKYIDLAKAPKSVDVKKLFVDVLKEGTGDAIKEFHRHTLFLGAMHFMDLYNMDLERVKRCGVHYATPDGRVIPFCTYNTIHRVEVERKFAVPLLRARV comes from the coding sequence ATGAAAACAACGAAATCGTTGTGTCCTGAATGCCTTTCTGTGATCGACGCCACAATATTCGAAGAGCATGGAAAAATGATGCTCGAAAAAACATGCAGCAAGCATGGTTCCTTTAAAGATATTTACTGGTCTGATCCTGAACAGTTCAAAAGGTTTGACCAATACTGGCATGATGGGACCGGAGTTGAAAACCCGAACGTATCCATCGATGGAAATTGCCCCAAATCATGCGGGTTATGCCCTTCCCACAAAACAACCACCATCCTGGCAAATATAGATGTCACCAACAGATGCAACCAGACCTGCCCCGTATGCTTCGCGAATGCCGAAGCCGCAGGTTATCTGTACGAACCCTCGCTGGAGCAGATAAGGGCAATGATGCAGATGCTCCGGAATGAGAAACCAGTTCCATGCCCTGCCATCCAGTTCGCAGGAGGCGAACCGACGGTACGCGAGGACATAGTCCAGATAGTAAAGATGGCAACGGAATTCAAATTCACACAGGTGCAGATGGCAACTAATGGCATTAAAATTGCCAAAAGCCTGAAATTTTGCCAGGATTTAATGGCTGCAGGCTTGCACACGGTCTATCTGCAATTTGACGGTGTAACCGAAGAGCCGTACAAGATCAACCGGGGGTTCAATGCCCTCCAGATCAAGCTCAAAGCCATAGAGAACTGCAGGGCTGCAGGCCTGAACAGTGTTTCCCTTGTACCCACGCTTGCAAAAGGTGTGAACGATATGCAGGTAGGGGATATAATACGATTTGCGGTCAAGAACGTGGATACCGTCAAAGGCGTCAATTTCCAGCCCATTTCGTTCGCGGGCAGGATAAATATGAAAGAGAGGATGGAAAAGAGGATAACAATACCTGATCTCTTCAAGCTTATCGAAGAACAGACAGACGGGGCCATCGTAGCAAAGGACTTTTATCCCGTTCCTTTCGTTGTGCCGATCTCGCATTTTACTACTGCCCAGGGGGGAATCCCCAATATAGAGTTCACCGTGCATCCTCACTGCGGCACAGGAACATACATCTATGTCGAGAATGGAAAAATGATACCGATTACACGCTTTATTGATGTGGAAGGGCTTATTGAACATGTCGAAGAGCTTGCTAATACCGGAGATAACTGGACGGGCAAATCCATCGGCAATATAAAAAGGATGGGCAGTCTGATCTCTGCGCTGCCTAAGTACATCGACCTGGCGAAAGCCCCGAAGTCAGTGGATGTGAAAAAGCTTTTTGTTGATGTCCTGAAAGAGGGAACGGGGGACGCTATCAAGGAATTCCATCGCCACACGCTCTTTTTAGGGGCCATGCATTTCATGGACCTGTATAACATGGATCTTGAAAGAGTAAAACGATGCGGCGTCCACTACGCTACCCCCGATGGCAGGGTCATCCCGTTCTGCACTTATAACACGATACACAGGGTTGAGGTCGAACGGAAGTTCGCTGTGCCGCTTTTAAGGGCAAGGGTTTAG
- a CDS encoding radical SAM protein: MKSASGEPLYLSRYFDVISDKLPSQFIISGSVKIDFKRDAPLSELWELHDKAMMSYRERFDETFSLAGLVRAQPSLLDLKSAIADRILESCLFCERRCGANRRKKEVGYCRCEAVSHYSAEFLHHGEEHELVPSHTIFFTGCDFSCVYCQNWEISTAPQSGISILPQELAGVITLRRKYGSRNVNFVTPTPHTHIILKILNGLKVNIPVVWNSNMYYSEEIARLLEGVVDVYLGDFRYGNDGCAKKYSNAPDYLRVVKRNFKLAYSNGEILLRQLVLPGHLDCCTKPIVEWTKENIPKVRFNLMFQYRPEYRAYEYPEINRSLTAEEMQRALDMVKEGGLEDVLV, translated from the coding sequence ATGAAAAGCGCCTCTGGGGAACCGCTCTATCTCTCTAGATATTTTGACGTAATTAGCGATAAACTTCCTTCGCAGTTCATTATCTCCGGGTCGGTTAAGATTGATTTCAAAAGGGATGCTCCCCTTTCCGAACTCTGGGAATTGCATGACAAAGCGATGATGTCTTATCGCGAGAGATTTGATGAGACCTTCTCATTGGCCGGACTCGTGCGGGCCCAGCCCTCGCTGCTTGACCTGAAATCCGCCATCGCAGATAGGATCCTTGAGAGCTGCCTTTTCTGCGAGAGGCGGTGCGGGGCGAACCGCAGAAAAAAAGAGGTGGGATACTGCAGGTGCGAGGCTGTTTCACATTATTCAGCGGAGTTCCTGCACCACGGGGAGGAGCATGAACTTGTGCCTTCGCACACGATATTCTTCACGGGCTGCGATTTTTCCTGCGTTTACTGCCAGAACTGGGAGATCTCCACGGCGCCACAGAGCGGGATTTCCATACTGCCCCAGGAGCTTGCGGGAGTTATCACGCTCCGGCGCAAATACGGCTCGCGGAATGTTAATTTCGTGACCCCGACCCCTCATACCCATATAATACTGAAGATCCTGAACGGCCTGAAGGTCAATATTCCTGTGGTATGGAATTCCAACATGTATTATTCAGAGGAGATAGCACGGCTGCTTGAGGGCGTCGTGGATGTGTACCTCGGGGATTTCAGATATGGAAATGATGGATGCGCAAAGAAGTATTCAAACGCGCCCGATTATTTGAGAGTTGTGAAAAGGAATTTCAAACTGGCATATTCGAATGGTGAGATCCTGCTAAGACAGCTCGTTCTTCCAGGGCATCTTGATTGCTGCACGAAGCCGATAGTGGAGTGGACGAAAGAGAATATCCCGAAAGTCAGGTTCAACCTGATGTTCCAGTATCGCCCTGAGTACAGGGCTTATGAGTATCCAGAGATAAACCGAAGCCTCACTGCAGAGGAGATGCAGAGGGCTCTTGACATGGTGAAAGAGGGGGGGCTTGAGGATGTGCTGGTCTAA
- a CDS encoding heat-shock protein — MAFVMISVAYGIRYILYIDPFPFEPYYILLIFAISFVLFSVYFEKERGAVFPWSLLGGAIASAILSFIITAAVGGMIYLWKMGFTALGTDTLVYAISIGIILSMILLNLARHKL, encoded by the coding sequence ATGGCCTTTGTCATGATCTCTGTGGCGTATGGTATAAGATACATTCTCTATATTGATCCCTTCCCTTTCGAGCCTTATTATATCCTTCTGATTTTCGCTATCAGTTTCGTGCTTTTCTCTGTGTACTTTGAAAAAGAAAGGGGAGCTGTCTTTCCCTGGTCACTTTTAGGCGGGGCGATAGCATCAGCGATCTTATCATTCATAATTACAGCAGCGGTTGGCGGGATGATTTATCTTTGGAAAATGGGCTTCACGGCATTGGGCACTGATACTCTTGTTTATGCCATTTCGATAGGCATCATTCTGAGCATGATATTACTCAATCTTGCGAGACATAAATTATAA
- a CDS encoding arginine decarboxylase, pyruvoyl-dependent has protein sequence MYIPKKVFLTKGVGIHKDKLASFELALRMAGIEKCNLVPVSSILPPYCKIISKDEGLKLLNPGQIIFCVFARNETNEPNRLISAAVGIAVPKDTSIYGYLSEHHSFGEVAKKAGEHAEDLAATMLATTMGIEFDIGQAWDERKQIYKASGHIFRTTNICQSAEGDKDGLWTTVFAAAVFLE, from the coding sequence ATGTACATACCAAAAAAAGTATTTTTGACAAAAGGGGTAGGCATACATAAAGACAAACTCGCCTCATTTGAGCTTGCTTTAAGAATGGCCGGTATAGAGAAATGCAACCTTGTTCCCGTTTCGAGTATCCTGCCCCCATACTGCAAGATAATATCGAAAGACGAGGGCCTGAAGCTTTTGAATCCGGGCCAGATAATCTTCTGTGTATTTGCCAGGAACGAGACCAACGAGCCCAACCGATTGATCTCCGCAGCTGTCGGGATAGCCGTTCCAAAAGATACTAGTATCTATGGTTATTTATCCGAGCATCATTCCTTCGGTGAGGTGGCCAAAAAGGCGGGGGAACATGCAGAAGACCTTGCAGCTACGATGCTCGCGACAACAATGGGCATCGAGTTTGACATAGGCCAGGCATGGGATGAAAGGAAGCAGATATACAAAGCCAGCGGCCACATATTCAGGACGACCAACATATGCCAATCTGCGGAAGGCGACAAGGACGGGTTGTGGACAACGGTGTTTGCAGCAGCGGTGTTTCTGGAATAA
- a CDS encoding DUF1848 domain-containing protein, with protein sequence MPRIISVSRRTDIPAFYGDWFMNRLKEGFAGYVNPFGGQKYTVSLKPEDVSCFVFWSKNFKPFIEKLKVIEDLGYKFYFNYTITGLPKIFECNEKEIAIEALKELSNSYSTKHINWRYDPIIISEITDYDFHIRNFENIASVLEGHVERCIISYVFRYGKVKRNFEKLRSESGINVTDPDNSSRIKLANEFADIAARHGITMFSCCGDYLLGHKIAKAHCVDGKLIEELFYEDGFRYGERPTRKECGCTESVDIGAYDTCPHGCIYCYANTNKKVAEARFRSHDRSAAFLGYTKVESDKWVKDIKGDNSLNSTLSDYP encoded by the coding sequence ATGCCCCGCATCATATCTGTTTCCCGCCGCACCGACATACCTGCATTCTACGGCGACTGGTTCATGAACAGGCTGAAAGAAGGCTTTGCAGGCTACGTGAACCCGTTCGGGGGACAGAAATACACCGTATCATTGAAGCCTGAGGACGTGTCCTGCTTTGTTTTCTGGTCAAAGAATTTCAAACCTTTCATTGAAAAACTGAAGGTAATCGAAGACCTGGGTTACAAATTCTATTTCAATTACACGATCACAGGTTTGCCAAAGATCTTTGAATGCAACGAAAAAGAGATCGCCATCGAAGCCCTGAAAGAGTTGAGCAATTCATATTCGACGAAGCATATCAACTGGAGATACGATCCCATTATCATTTCAGAAATTACCGATTACGATTTCCATATCAGGAATTTTGAGAACATCGCTTCCGTGCTGGAAGGTCATGTTGAGCGCTGTATCATCAGTTATGTATTCCGTTATGGAAAAGTAAAAAGAAATTTCGAAAAATTACGGAGCGAGAGTGGAATAAATGTCACTGATCCGGATAACAGTTCAAGGATCAAACTCGCAAATGAGTTTGCGGATATCGCGGCAAGGCATGGCATCACAATGTTCAGTTGCTGCGGCGATTATCTTCTCGGTCACAAGATTGCAAAAGCGCACTGTGTCGATGGGAAGCTAATAGAAGAACTGTTCTATGAGGATGGTTTCAGGTACGGTGAAAGGCCCACAAGAAAAGAATGCGGCTGCACCGAAAGCGTGGATATCGGCGCTTATGATACATGTCCGCATGGATGCATCTACTGCTATGCGAACACCAACAAAAAAGTAGCAGAAGCCAGGTTCCGGAGCCATGATAGAAGCGCTGCGTTCCTGGGTTATACAAAAGTGGAATCCGATAAATGGGTAAAAGATATAAAAGGTGATAATAGCCTTAATTCAACTTTATCAGACTACCCATAA
- a CDS encoding type II toxin-antitoxin system HicA family toxin, which translates to MAPKLRVVSGEKVIKILCNKMGFKISGRTGSHVRLSKETSEGKIGTVVPIHDELKIGTLKGVLKLAKVSDDEFSKFL; encoded by the coding sequence TTGGCGCCAAAGCTTAGAGTGGTTTCAGGAGAAAAAGTCATCAAAATTCTCTGCAATAAAATGGGTTTTAAAATCAGTGGGAGAACAGGCAGTCATGTTAGGTTATCAAAAGAAACATCTGAAGGAAAAATTGGTACTGTTGTCCCTATCCATGATGAGTTGAAAATAGGAACATTGAAAGGAGTCCTGAAATTGGCAAAAGTTAGCGATGATGAGTTTTCAAAATTTCTTTAA
- a CDS encoding type II toxin-antitoxin system HicB family antitoxin, whose amino-acid sequence MTKMSTFTAILHKEEDMYVAECPEVGTVSQGKTIDEALNSLKEATELYLEEFPLKEMSKTLMTTFEVAVGAKA is encoded by the coding sequence ATGACAAAAATGAGTACTTTTACTGCAATTCTCCATAAAGAAGAAGATATGTATGTTGCTGAGTGCCCCGAAGTAGGCACTGTTAGCCAAGGAAAAACTATCGATGAAGCTTTGAACAGTCTTAAAGAAGCTACTGAACTCTATCTTGAAGAGTTTCCACTAAAAGAAATGAGTAAAACTCTGATGACAACATTTGAGGTTGCCGTTGGCGCCAAAGCTTAG
- a CDS encoding DNA-binding protein, with protein sequence MADSGFVREVAHRIFAFEFKDSNLQAREGQDQYSPQYLLTPTGAKCNRVFIVGTLTEKEDVGTDNEFWRGRIVDPTGAFFVTAGQYQPEAAQVLARTAPPEFIAVIGKPTTYTTKEGNVLTSIRAESLQIVDGATRDRWVADAAKHTLARLAKLQGTEPDAVKAREHYATNVEQYREVVGMALESVKMK encoded by the coding sequence ATGGCAGACAGTGGATTTGTTCGTGAAGTAGCGCATCGCATATTCGCATTCGAGTTCAAGGATTCAAATCTCCAGGCACGTGAGGGGCAGGATCAGTATTCACCGCAGTATCTCCTCACGCCCACGGGCGCAAAATGTAACCGCGTATTCATCGTGGGCACGCTCACGGAGAAGGAAGATGTGGGCACAGACAACGAATTCTGGCGCGGGCGCATCGTTGATCCCACGGGTGCGTTCTTCGTGACCGCGGGTCAGTACCAGCCCGAAGCTGCGCAGGTGCTTGCCAGGACAGCGCCGCCGGAGTTCATCGCTGTGATAGGAAAACCAACCACATACACCACAAAAGAAGGGAATGTCCTGACCTCCATCAGGGCAGAATCCCTTCAGATAGTGGACGGCGCCACACGCGACAGATGGGTGGCTGATGCAGCCAAGCACACCCTGGCGCGCCTTGCGAAATTGCAGGGCACGGAGCCGGATGCTGTGAAGGCGAGGGAGCATTATGCTACGAATGTGGAGCAGTATCGCGAGGTGGTGGGGATGGCTCTGGAGTCGGTGAAGATGAAGTGA
- a CDS encoding replication factor A (Replication protein A protects and stabilize the intermediate ssDNA that is generated by the unwinding action of a DNA helicase at the replication fork. In addition, SSBs prevent the formation of secondary structures by single-stranded template DNA.), with protein MSEIAAKIEARFSELGVKVQPSEIETRLDQLINKYKVPPEEARRNVINYFLKQHNIPKTEFFTQRETPQVKASDIKEDGKWVTLRGKVVQLWETNHESISQVGLLGDESGTIKFTKWTKANLPQVEEGKSYLFKNVTTSEWQGQFSVKLNKTSEIVPIKEDIEVGSTLTEFTGAIVDIQSGSGLIKRCPECNRALVKGACGEHGKVEGTYDLRVKAVMDDGERVQDILLNREITEALIGITLEKAREMATEALDQAVVLDMIKSKLVGRYFVVQGAKLDRFILVDSIKQDARPIEEEINRLLSASPVAQEA; from the coding sequence ATGAGTGAAATAGCAGCAAAGATAGAAGCCCGATTCTCAGAACTGGGCGTTAAAGTACAGCCAAGCGAAATCGAAACAAGATTGGACCAGCTGATAAATAAATACAAGGTCCCTCCAGAAGAAGCGCGCCGGAACGTCATCAACTATTTTCTAAAACAGCATAATATCCCGAAGACGGAATTCTTTACACAGCGCGAGACACCCCAGGTTAAGGCATCCGATATCAAAGAGGATGGGAAGTGGGTAACACTGCGTGGCAAAGTCGTGCAGCTGTGGGAGACAAACCACGAATCCATTTCGCAGGTGGGACTGCTGGGAGATGAGTCAGGAACTATAAAGTTCACAAAGTGGACGAAGGCAAATCTGCCTCAGGTAGAAGAGGGTAAAAGTTACCTCTTCAAAAATGTCACAACCTCCGAGTGGCAGGGGCAGTTCAGCGTAAAGCTCAACAAGACAAGCGAGATCGTCCCGATAAAAGAAGATATCGAAGTAGGCTCAACACTTACCGAATTCACAGGCGCGATCGTGGATATCCAGAGTGGTTCTGGATTGATAAAGCGCTGCCCTGAATGCAACAGGGCGCTGGTGAAAGGTGCATGCGGCGAACATGGCAAGGTGGAAGGTACATACGACCTGCGAGTGAAAGCTGTCATGGATGACGGCGAGCGGGTGCAAGATATCCTGCTCAACAGGGAAATTACAGAAGCTCTGATTGGCATTACCCTTGAAAAAGCCAGGGAGATGGCTACGGAAGCACTTGACCAGGCTGTTGTGCTTGATATGATAAAGAGCAAGCTCGTGGGCAGGTATTTTGTGGTACAGGGAGCGAAGCTTGACAGGTTCATCCTCGTGGATTCGATAAAGCAGGATGCAAGGCCGATTGAAGAAGAGATAAACAGGTTGCTTAGCGCTTCACCAGTGGCACAGGAGGCGTAA
- a CDS encoding NAD+ synthase, which yields MKMNQDYHNIRDKIVAFISSKVSEAGTSGAVIGLSGGIDSTLTAYLAVEALGRENVLGLLLPEKGITSDLDIDDAKEIADILGIDHKLIEISEILASYSKVLPDFDEKNLTANGNLKARIRMCILYYHANLMHRMVAGTGNKTELLLGYFTKYGDGGVDIEPIGGLYKTQVRGLARYMGVPAHIIDKTPTAGLWPGQTDEGELGVSYEVADLILSKLVDEKQNVADLRKIFPASHVDRLVALSRINQHKRMPPQAFEI from the coding sequence ATGAAAATGAACCAGGATTATCATAACATAAGAGATAAGATCGTCGCTTTCATAAGCTCCAAAGTCTCGGAAGCCGGCACCAGCGGCGCAGTCATCGGACTGAGCGGAGGTATTGACTCAACCCTGACCGCGTATCTTGCGGTGGAAGCGCTTGGCCGTGAAAATGTGCTCGGGCTGCTTCTTCCTGAGAAGGGTATTACTTCTGACCTGGATATCGATGATGCAAAAGAGATCGCAGACATCCTGGGAATCGATCATAAGCTCATTGAGATCTCAGAGATCCTGGCCTCTTACTCGAAGGTCCTGCCCGATTTCGATGAAAAAAATCTAACTGCGAACGGGAATCTGAAGGCACGCATTCGCATGTGCATCCTCTATTACCATGCCAATCTGATGCACCGGATGGTCGCAGGAACAGGGAATAAGACAGAACTGCTGCTTGGATATTTCACGAAATACGGCGACGGCGGGGTTGACATAGAGCCGATAGGAGGTCTCTATAAAACCCAGGTTCGGGGGCTTGCGCGTTATATGGGGGTGCCTGCCCATATAATAGACAAAACACCCACTGCAGGGCTGTGGCCAGGGCAGACAGATGAGGGTGAGCTCGGAGTTTCCTATGAAGTCGCTGACCTGATCCTCTCAAAACTTGTGGATGAAAAACAGAATGTCGCTGATCTCAGGAAAATTTTTCCCGCTTCCCATGTGGACAGGTTAGTTGCGCTGTCTCGAATTAATCAGCATAAGCGGATGCCTCCACAGGCATTTGAAATCTGA
- a CDS encoding tRNA(Ile)(2)-agmatinylcytidine synthase — MIIGLDDTDSKEGMCTTYIAAVLIERLQKYGSVESPLLVRLNPNIRYKTRGNAALALPLEMNSNEDAVRVKELVIETVNNMAVFSDENTNPGVVFIEGTSEKMQDELARFSLRAVQDVLEINEAKELLARYDISHKGFKNERGLIGALAAAGFALCGLPDHTYELIAYREKNRWGTPRVINEDSVWAASTTPDTWDTVDRDNRRIVFAPHSPDPILFGIRGKSENAVKNAFSLVKSEPVERHVIYMTNQNTDMHLIHAKICEVMDERSYIIEGRVSKTPRTIKGGHVIFEMTDDHSLECAAFEPTKGFRKIITQLHIGDEITACGSVRGGTMNLEKIKVKELNLHEARNPLCCGKRMKSMGREQGYRCEKCGATKREQVMETLHRDLAPGFYEVPPSARRHLAKPLFRFQMPVEASAYAD, encoded by the coding sequence ATGATTATCGGTCTCGATGATACGGATTCAAAAGAAGGAATGTGCACGACATATATTGCAGCCGTGCTTATCGAGAGACTCCAAAAATATGGATCGGTAGAAAGTCCATTGTTGGTGCGTCTAAACCCGAATATAAGATATAAAACACGGGGGAACGCAGCCCTTGCACTCCCTCTTGAAATGAACAGCAATGAAGATGCTGTGCGGGTCAAGGAGTTAGTCATTGAAACTGTTAACAATATGGCTGTTTTTTCGGATGAGAATACGAATCCAGGTGTGGTTTTCATCGAAGGGACCTCAGAAAAGATGCAGGACGAACTTGCTCGGTTTTCCCTGCGTGCGGTGCAGGATGTGCTGGAAATCAATGAGGCGAAGGAATTACTTGCTCGCTATGATATAAGTCATAAAGGATTTAAGAATGAAAGAGGTCTCATCGGAGCACTTGCAGCTGCAGGTTTTGCGCTATGTGGTCTTCCCGATCATACATACGAGCTGATCGCTTACAGGGAGAAAAACAGATGGGGTACGCCCAGGGTCATAAATGAAGATTCTGTTTGGGCAGCATCGACCACCCCGGATACATGGGACACTGTTGACCGGGACAACAGGCGTATCGTGTTCGCGCCCCACTCGCCTGACCCCATCCTATTTGGCATTCGTGGAAAAAGTGAAAACGCAGTGAAGAATGCATTTTCATTGGTAAAAAGCGAGCCTGTGGAAAGACATGTCATTTACATGACCAACCAGAATACGGATATGCACCTGATCCATGCAAAAATATGCGAAGTTATGGATGAGAGATCGTACATCATAGAAGGAAGGGTAAGCAAAACTCCAAGAACAATTAAAGGGGGCCATGTAATCTTTGAAATGACGGACGACCACAGCCTGGAATGCGCCGCTTTTGAGCCTACAAAAGGGTTCCGAAAGATTATCACACAGCTCCATATCGGGGATGAGATAACCGCCTGCGGAAGCGTGAGAGGTGGGACTATGAACCTTGAGAAGATAAAGGTCAAAGAGTTGAATTTGCATGAAGCGCGTAACCCGCTCTGCTGCGGCAAAAGAATGAAATCCATGGGAAGGGAGCAGGGTTACAGGTGCGAGAAATGCGGGGCAACAAAAAGAGAACAGGTCATGGAGACATTGCATAGAGACCTTGCACCCGGATTCTACGAGGTTCCGCCGAGCGCCCGAAGGCACCTTGCAAAACCACTTTTCAGATTTCAAATGCCTGTGGAGGCATCCGCTTATGCTGATTAA
- a CDS encoding transcriptional regulator encodes MNKELLLNRAIAILNKAGFIISDRCDIRPRSFDMAARRDNLLLLIKVLYNIDGLNEETAQEMLFLSKHLRGNPLVLGEKTRDHSLETGVAYFRYGIPAFDMNTLNDYLIQNVPPLIYAEHGGLYVKIDGTILKEERTGKNISLGALASLLGVSRRTISKYEEGEMSASVDVALRLEEILDRGFAVAVGLFDKGDLQETQIPDTLKETVKTESSNILSLLKDMGFNVLPISQAPFDAVSISTNRRDENSTILTGVGEYTNTMVKKARLMSSISEVACTQSLLIVHGITKMKNIERTVLVEDKELKKYSDKEDFIDLLQSRGRRIEVS; translated from the coding sequence ATGAACAAGGAATTGCTTCTCAACCGGGCAATCGCTATTTTGAACAAGGCTGGCTTCATTATTTCCGACCGTTGCGATATACGTCCCAGAAGTTTTGATATGGCAGCGAGGCGTGATAACCTTCTACTCTTAATAAAAGTGCTGTATAATATCGATGGCTTGAATGAAGAAACTGCTCAGGAGATGCTGTTCCTCTCGAAACATTTGCGGGGAAATCCCCTGGTATTAGGTGAAAAAACCCGGGATCATTCCCTGGAGACCGGAGTGGCTTATTTCAGGTACGGGATCCCGGCTTTCGATATGAACACCCTGAACGATTATCTTATTCAGAATGTCCCGCCGCTGATTTATGCAGAACACGGGGGTTTATATGTTAAAATAGATGGGACAATTCTGAAGGAAGAACGCACCGGAAAAAATATTTCCCTCGGCGCCCTCGCTTCCTTGCTTGGTGTTTCAAGGAGAACTATTAGTAAATATGAAGAAGGGGAGATGTCGGCAAGTGTTGATGTTGCCCTCAGGCTCGAAGAAATACTTGACAGAGGGTTTGCCGTGGCTGTCGGCTTGTTTGATAAAGGTGATCTGCAGGAAACCCAGATTCCTGATACTTTAAAAGAGACTGTTAAAACAGAATCCTCAAATATCCTTTCCCTCCTTAAAGATATGGGATTTAATGTGTTGCCAATTTCGCAGGCACCCTTCGATGCAGTATCCATCTCAACTAACCGAAGGGATGAAAATTCCACAATATTGACAGGCGTTGGCGAGTACACAAATACGATGGTAAAAAAAGCCCGCCTGATGAGTAGCATATCTGAGGTCGCATGCACACAGTCGCTCCTTATAGTGCATGGTATAACTAAGATGAAAAATATCGAAAGGACAGTGCTCGTTGAGGATAAGGAGCTTAAAAAGTATAGTGATAAAGAGGATTTTATAGACCTTTTGCAGAGTCGAGGCCGGAGAATCGAAGTTTCATAA